The following are encoded together in the Lactuca sativa cultivar Salinas chromosome 1, Lsat_Salinas_v11, whole genome shotgun sequence genome:
- the LOC111908302 gene encoding putative zinc transporter At3g08650 isoform X1 produces the protein MGSIHKQIFILFLFSLVLYTTSATSDSENKTTTTERLITAPLKDTIGSVIDGNNLGEVFNTINEELDGKKSGNSNSNSNNRVSVTTVALFTLAMAAATGLGALPFFFVELDAQWAGICNGMAAGVMLAASFDLIQEGRDHGSGSWVVMGILTGGIFIWLCKQFLEHYGEVSMLDIKGADANKVILVIGIMTLHSFGEGSGVGVSFAGSKGLSQGLLVTLAIAVHNIPEGLAVSMVLASRGVSPQNAMLWSVITSLPQPIVAVPSFICADAFNKMLPFCTGFAAGCMIWMVVAEVLPDAFKEASPSHVASAATLSVASMEALGAMFQNFGLNYNSEGASGFLVSLLFGLGPLLGGNILVAFALAFHLHHTLLTGISSGIAFLLATWRPLQLLFTSKLNFFTLAFLLATGATFTHITTTAATKLAARKKTSANTLPDSRYSPTFTISPTTLQSILSCLTIALHALVEGLALGVAAPKAYGFGRHMLLPVCLHGLTRGAAVASCIFGATDSWYGALAGSGLIGIVGPVSAIGAILAGIDYSGLDHLMVFACGGLIPCFLSMFKRAVRLDRRKSMAGVVAGVGFATVCLMSTKLVCLHTPYCNSAPEAVR, from the exons ATGGGTTCAATACATAAACAAATCTTCATACTCTTTCTCTTTTCACTAGTTCTATATACAACTTCTGCTACATCAGATTCAGAAAACAAGACTACTACTACAGAGAGGCTAATAACTGCTCCATTGAAGGACACCATAGGAAGTGTTATAGATGGAAACAACTTAGGTGAAGTCTTTAACACCATTAACGAAGAACTTGATGGAAAAAAGAGTGGAAACTCAAACTCAAACTCAAACAACAGGGTTTCAGTGACCACTGTTGCTCTGTTTACATTAGCCATGGCTGCTGCTACTGGTTTGGGTGCTTTGCCATTTTTCTTTGTTGAACTTGATGCTCAATGGGCAGGAATATGTAATGGAATGGCTGCAGGAGTTATGTTAGCAGCAAGTTTTGATTTGATACAAGAAGGAAGAGATCATGGTAGTGGTAGTTGGGTTGTCATGGGTATTTTGACAGGTGGCATCTTTATCTGGCTATGTAAACAG tttcttgagcattatggTGAAGTGAGTATGTTGGACATAAAAGGAGCAGATGCAAATAAGGTTATTCTTGTAATTGGGATCATGACACTTCATTCTTTTGGGGAAGGTTCTGGAGTTGGAGTATCTTTTGCTGGATCAAAAGGTCTTTCTCAGGGTCTTTTGGTAACTTTGGCTATTGCTGTTCATAATATTCCAGAAGGGTTAGCTGTTAGTATGGTTCTTGCATCAAGAGGAGTCTCTCCACAAAATGCTATGTTATGGAGTGTAATTACATCTTTGCCCCAG CCTATTGTAGCAGTGCCTTCGTTTATATGTGCTGATGCCTTCAATAAAATGTTGCCATTTTGTACGGGGTTTGCAGCAGGGTGTATGATCTGGATGGTTGTTGCTGAGGTTCTTCCGGATGCATTTAAG GAAGCATCTCCATCTCATGTTGCATCAGCAGCCACTCTTTCAGTTGCCTCCATGGAAGCTCTTGGAGCCATGTTCCAAAATTTCGGCCTCAATTACAA TTCAGAAGGCGCATCCGGCTTCCTAGTCTCCTTACTCTTTGGTCTGGGTCCATTACTAGGCGGCAACATCCTGGTGGCCTTTGCCCTCGCCTTCCACCTCCACCACACCCTCCTCACCGGAATATCCTCCGGCATCGCCTTCCTCCTCGCCACCTGGCGGCCCCTCCAACTTCTCTTCACCTCCAAACTCAACTTCTTCACCCTCGCTTTCCTCCTAGCCACCGGCGCCACCTTCACCCAcatcaccaccaccgccgccaccaAACTTGCCGCACGGAAAAAAACCTCCGCCAACACCTTACCGGATTCCCGTTATTCCCCCACCTTCACCATCTCCCCAACCACCCTCCAATCAATCCTCTCATGTCTAACCATCGCCCTCCACGCCCTAGTGGAAGGGCTCGCGTTAGGTGTGGCGGCACCAAAAGCGTACGGGTTCGGCCGCCACATGCTCCTCCCCGTTTGTCTCCACGGGTTGACCCGCGGAGCGGCAGTTGCGAGTTGTATATTTGGAGCGACTGATAGTTGGTACGGGGCGTTGGCGGGGTCCGGGTTGATTGGAATTGTGGGCCCGGTTTCGGCGATTGGCGCGATACTTGCGGGGATTGATTATAGCGGTTTGGACCATTTGATGGTGTTCGCGTGTGGTGGTTTGATACCGTGTTTTTTGAGTATGTTTAAAAGGGCGGTGAGGTTGGATCGCCGGAAAAGTATGGCGGGTGTGGTGGCCGGTGTCGGTTTTGCCACCGTTTGTCTTATGTCCACCAAGTTGGTTTGTTTGCATACACCGTATTGTAATTCGGCGCCTGAGGCCGTCAGATAA
- the LOC111908302 gene encoding putative zinc transporter At3g08650 isoform X2, which yields MGSIHKQIFILFLFSLVLYTTSATSDSENKTTTTERLITAPLKDTIGSVIDGNNLGEVFNTINEELDGKKSGNSNSNSNNRVSVTTVALFTLAMAAATGLGALPFFFVELDAQWAGICNGMAAGVMLAASFDLIQEGRDHGSGSWVVMGILTGGIFIWLCKQFLEHYGEVSMLDIKGADANKVILVIGIMTLHSFGEGSGVGVSFAGSKGLSQGLLVTLAIAVHNIPEGLAVSMVLASRGVSPQNAMLWSVITSLPQPIVAVPSFICADAFNKMLPFCTGFAAGCMIWMVVAEVLPDAFKEASPSHVASAATLSVASMEALGAMFQNFGLNYKRRIRLPSLLTLWSGSITRRQHPGGLCPRLPPPPHPPHRNILRHRLPPRHLAAPPTSLHLQTQLLHPRFPPSHRRHLHPHHHHRRHQTCRTEKNLRQHLTGFPLFPHLHHLPNHPPINPLMSNHRPPRPSGRARVRCGGTKSVRVRPPHAPPRLSPRVDPRSGSCELYIWSD from the exons ATGGGTTCAATACATAAACAAATCTTCATACTCTTTCTCTTTTCACTAGTTCTATATACAACTTCTGCTACATCAGATTCAGAAAACAAGACTACTACTACAGAGAGGCTAATAACTGCTCCATTGAAGGACACCATAGGAAGTGTTATAGATGGAAACAACTTAGGTGAAGTCTTTAACACCATTAACGAAGAACTTGATGGAAAAAAGAGTGGAAACTCAAACTCAAACTCAAACAACAGGGTTTCAGTGACCACTGTTGCTCTGTTTACATTAGCCATGGCTGCTGCTACTGGTTTGGGTGCTTTGCCATTTTTCTTTGTTGAACTTGATGCTCAATGGGCAGGAATATGTAATGGAATGGCTGCAGGAGTTATGTTAGCAGCAAGTTTTGATTTGATACAAGAAGGAAGAGATCATGGTAGTGGTAGTTGGGTTGTCATGGGTATTTTGACAGGTGGCATCTTTATCTGGCTATGTAAACAG tttcttgagcattatggTGAAGTGAGTATGTTGGACATAAAAGGAGCAGATGCAAATAAGGTTATTCTTGTAATTGGGATCATGACACTTCATTCTTTTGGGGAAGGTTCTGGAGTTGGAGTATCTTTTGCTGGATCAAAAGGTCTTTCTCAGGGTCTTTTGGTAACTTTGGCTATTGCTGTTCATAATATTCCAGAAGGGTTAGCTGTTAGTATGGTTCTTGCATCAAGAGGAGTCTCTCCACAAAATGCTATGTTATGGAGTGTAATTACATCTTTGCCCCAG CCTATTGTAGCAGTGCCTTCGTTTATATGTGCTGATGCCTTCAATAAAATGTTGCCATTTTGTACGGGGTTTGCAGCAGGGTGTATGATCTGGATGGTTGTTGCTGAGGTTCTTCCGGATGCATTTAAG GAAGCATCTCCATCTCATGTTGCATCAGCAGCCACTCTTTCAGTTGCCTCCATGGAAGCTCTTGGAGCCATGTTCCAAAATTTCGGCCTCAATTACAA AAGGCGCATCCGGCTTCCTAGTCTCCTTACTCTTTGGTCTGGGTCCATTACTAGGCGGCAACATCCTGGTGGCCTTTGCCCTCGCCTTCCACCTCCACCACACCCTCCTCACCGGAATATCCTCCGGCATCGCCTTCCTCCTCGCCACCTGGCGGCCCCTCCAACTTCTCTTCACCTCCAAACTCAACTTCTTCACCCTCGCTTTCCTCCTAGCCACCGGCGCCACCTTCACCCAcatcaccaccaccgccgccaccaAACTTGCCGCACGGAAAAAAACCTCCGCCAACACCTTACCGGATTCCCGTTATTCCCCCACCTTCACCATCTCCCCAACCACCCTCCAATCAATCCTCTCATGTCTAACCATCGCCCTCCACGCCCTAGTGGAAGGGCTCGCGTTAGGTGTGGCGGCACCAAAAGCGTACGGGTTCGGCCGCCACATGCTCCTCCCCGTTTGTCTCCACGGGTTGACCCGCGGAGCGGCAGTTGCGAGTTGTATATTTGGAGCGACTGA